In a single window of the Desulfovibrio mangrovi genome:
- the rsmA gene encoding 16S rRNA (adenine(1518)-N(6)/adenine(1519)-N(6))-dimethyltransferase RsmA — translation MTLDIHSGPRAKKSLGQNFLQDKNIANRIVDELGITSDDRVIEIGPGPGALTHLIHARAPQWFTILEKDYHWATEHRKHPPSGEPELNVVLTDALLFPWENLAEGPSWKVIGNLPYNVASPLMWDILSRAPGLVRAVFMIQKEVGDRITAAPDSKQYGGLSVWLQSFCKLKRAFIVPPTVFKPRPKVDSAVLRFEPFPKHELDFDPTALSWIIKVCFQQRRKQMQTILRGYFGEKLDEAFAAAGVLPTARPENLSPRQFQILATTVKNWIPA, via the coding sequence ATGACCCTTGATATTCACTCCGGCCCTCGTGCCAAAAAGAGTCTCGGCCAGAATTTTCTTCAAGACAAGAATATTGCCAACCGTATTGTCGATGAACTCGGCATCACGTCCGATGACAGGGTGATTGAAATAGGCCCTGGTCCCGGCGCCTTGACGCACCTCATCCATGCGCGCGCACCACAGTGGTTCACCATTCTGGAAAAGGACTACCACTGGGCGACGGAGCACCGGAAGCATCCTCCGAGCGGAGAACCTGAGTTGAACGTGGTGCTGACCGATGCCCTGCTTTTTCCGTGGGAGAACCTCGCCGAGGGGCCTTCATGGAAGGTCATCGGCAATTTGCCCTACAATGTGGCATCGCCGCTTATGTGGGACATCCTCAGCAGGGCTCCCGGACTGGTCAGGGCGGTCTTCATGATCCAGAAGGAAGTGGGGGACAGAATCACCGCCGCGCCGGACTCCAAACAGTACGGCGGTCTCTCCGTCTGGCTGCAGAGTTTCTGCAAGCTTAAAAGGGCCTTTATCGTGCCACCCACGGTCTTCAAGCCGCGCCCCAAAGTGGATTCTGCAGTGCTGCGTTTTGAGCCGTTCCCCAAGCATGAGCTGGATTTTGATCCGACTGCCTTGTCGTGGATTATCAAGGTGTGTTTTCAGCAGCGAAGAAAGCAAATGCAAACTATTTTGCGTGGTTATTTTGGTGAAAAATTGGACGAAGCCTTTGCGGCGGCAGGAGTGCTCCCCACGGCCCGGCCTGAGAACCTTTCACCAAGACAGTTCCAGATACTCGCAACTACCGTAAAAAATTGGATTCCTGCTTGA
- the fusA gene encoding elongation factor G, with translation MSKQAVSSKYLEFLRNIGVIAHIDAGKTTLTERILYYTDRIHRMGEVHEGTATMDFMPEEQERGITITSACTSCQWGKHTINIIDTPGHVDFTIEVERSLRVLDGAIGVFCAVGGVEPQSETVWRQSEKFKVPKLAFVNKMDRLGADFEAVLEAMRSRLKANPLPVVVPLGQGEEFYALVDLVTMERVEFDEESQGREYSRHPLTEDELAFAQPWRERLVESVADFDDDIMEQYLGGEEPSADDIRRVLRSATLKLQAVPVFAGSALKNTGVQLVLDGVIDYLPGPLDVVPPVALMAGTNQKRELEMSPVAPLGALAFKVFMDDGRKMVLMRIYSGELKVGEVYRNVTRGESERVSRLFRLHASHHEKIELAKAGDIVAAAGLKGTRTGDTIATQEVPYLLENIAGYKPVISLALEPKNSEEGDKLDEVLDRYLQEDPTLTFVQDEETGQRIISGMGELHLEVVIDRLRREYKVSPRVGNPQVVYQEAISQTAEATGQFDRELGDQHHFGKVTIRVAPRDRDKGNRVRFEMDTEGWPTQWLDAVEQGITDSLLSGVQKGYPVQDVDVSIVGMERRDGVSTPAGYHMAAVMSVKEALALAGPVLLEPIMHVEVNVPDAYVGDVISLLGMKGARVGNMFDHAGLKVVQALAPMRKLFGFSTDLRSATQGRAGLMLKFARFDMLS, from the coding sequence ATGAGTAAGCAGGCAGTATCTTCCAAGTATCTTGAGTTTCTCAGAAATATCGGGGTGATTGCCCATATCGATGCGGGCAAGACCACGCTGACGGAGCGTATTCTTTACTATACCGACCGTATCCATCGCATGGGGGAGGTGCATGAAGGCACCGCTACCATGGACTTTATGCCGGAAGAGCAGGAACGCGGCATAACCATTACTTCCGCCTGCACGTCCTGTCAGTGGGGCAAGCACACTATCAATATTATCGATACGCCCGGCCATGTGGACTTTACCATAGAGGTTGAGCGCAGTCTGCGCGTTCTGGACGGGGCCATCGGCGTGTTCTGTGCCGTGGGTGGCGTTGAGCCTCAATCCGAAACCGTTTGGCGGCAGTCCGAAAAGTTCAAGGTGCCCAAGCTTGCATTCGTGAACAAGATGGACAGGCTGGGTGCCGACTTTGAAGCAGTGCTTGAAGCTATGCGTTCACGCCTCAAGGCGAATCCCTTGCCGGTCGTTGTACCGTTGGGGCAGGGCGAGGAGTTCTATGCCCTTGTTGATCTTGTGACCATGGAACGGGTGGAGTTCGATGAGGAATCGCAGGGACGCGAGTATTCGCGCCATCCCCTTACTGAGGACGAGCTTGCCTTTGCACAGCCGTGGAGAGAACGGCTTGTGGAGAGTGTTGCGGATTTTGATGATGACATCATGGAACAGTACCTCGGCGGGGAAGAGCCTTCTGCGGATGATATCCGCAGGGTGCTGCGTTCTGCCACGCTGAAGCTGCAGGCGGTTCCCGTATTTGCCGGTTCTGCCCTGAAGAATACCGGCGTGCAGTTGGTTCTTGACGGGGTTATAGACTATCTTCCTGGCCCGCTGGATGTTGTGCCTCCCGTTGCTCTCATGGCTGGCACCAACCAGAAGCGTGAGCTTGAGATGTCTCCTGTTGCACCCTTGGGGGCTTTGGCCTTCAAGGTATTCATGGATGACGGCCGCAAGATGGTGCTCATGCGTATCTATTCCGGCGAACTCAAGGTTGGAGAGGTCTACCGCAACGTCACCCGTGGAGAATCCGAACGTGTTTCGCGTCTTTTCCGTTTGCATGCGAGCCATCATGAAAAGATAGAGCTTGCGAAGGCCGGAGACATCGTTGCCGCCGCAGGGCTCAAGGGGACGCGTACCGGCGACACCATCGCCACGCAGGAGGTTCCCTACCTTCTTGAGAATATTGCCGGATACAAACCTGTTATCTCCCTCGCCCTTGAACCCAAGAATTCCGAAGAGGGTGACAAGCTGGACGAGGTGCTTGACCGGTATCTTCAGGAAGATCCCACTCTCACCTTCGTGCAGGATGAAGAGACAGGCCAGCGGATCATTTCCGGTATGGGCGAACTGCATCTGGAGGTGGTCATAGACAGGCTGCGTCGCGAATACAAGGTATCCCCCAGAGTAGGCAATCCGCAGGTCGTGTATCAGGAAGCCATTTCCCAAACGGCAGAGGCCACCGGCCAGTTTGACAGGGAGCTCGGCGATCAGCACCATTTCGGCAAGGTGACCATTCGCGTTGCTCCCCGCGATCGTGACAAAGGGAATCGCGTGCGCTTTGAGATGGATACCGAAGGGTGGCCGACACAGTGGCTTGACGCCGTTGAGCAAGGCATTACTGATAGTTTACTCAGCGGTGTTCAGAAAGGATATCCGGTGCAGGATGTGGATGTGTCGATCGTCGGAATGGAGCGTCGGGATGGTGTATCAACACCCGCAGGTTACCATATGGCGGCGGTCATGTCCGTGAAGGAAGCTCTTGCGCTTGCGGGCCCAGTGCTGCTTGAGCCTATCATGCATGTGGAAGTGAATGTGCCGGATGCCTATGTCGGTGATGTCATCAGTCTGCTGGGGATGAAAGGTGCACGTGTGGGCAACATGTTTGACCATGCGGGGCTGAAGGTTGTACAGGCTCTTGCGCCAATGCGGAAGCTGTTCGGGTTCTCGACGGATCTGCGCTCCGCAACACAGGGACGGGCAGGGCTCATGCTCAAGTTTGCCCGTTTCGACATGCTTTCGTAA
- a CDS encoding DUF2062 domain-containing protein — translation MQQWWETLKRSLRYNYLRVMRLKASTHAVAMGLAVGVFVGFLPVIPFQTVIALAFAFVFRASKIPAALGTWISNPVNLIPFYTMLYYVGRFFMPVDTPELDFHHLELESMIQQGWGLVVVMFTGGVILGVPGAFVTYVVSFRIVNSYRQKRMIRLIKKYQKKKAERELAAAAAGQGGLDSQLTNSAGGAADSVAAMRDSGKASGISSDSSH, via the coding sequence GTGCAGCAGTGGTGGGAAACATTAAAGCGGTCACTCAGATACAATTACCTTCGGGTCATGCGCCTGAAGGCCTCTACGCATGCCGTTGCCATGGGGTTGGCTGTGGGAGTTTTTGTGGGCTTTCTGCCCGTTATTCCGTTTCAGACCGTTATCGCCCTGGCTTTTGCCTTTGTGTTCAGAGCCAGTAAGATTCCTGCTGCGCTTGGAACGTGGATTTCCAACCCCGTCAATCTGATTCCCTTTTATACCATGCTCTACTATGTGGGGCGCTTCTTCATGCCTGTGGATACCCCCGAGCTGGACTTTCACCACCTTGAGCTTGAGTCCATGATTCAGCAGGGCTGGGGGCTTGTGGTGGTCATGTTCACAGGTGGAGTCATTCTTGGCGTGCCCGGTGCTTTTGTTACGTATGTCGTGTCCTTCAGGATTGTGAACAGTTACAGGCAGAAGCGCATGATCAGGCTGATCAAGAAATATCAGAAGAAAAAGGCCGAACGCGAGTTGGCAGCAGCTGCTGCAGGGCAGGGTGGGCTGGACAGTCAGCTGACCAATTCTGCTGGCGGAGCTGCTGATTCGGTCGCTGCCATGCGTGATTCCGGTAAGGCCAGCGGCATTTCTTCAGATTCTTCCCACTAG
- the rpsU gene encoding 30S ribosomal protein S21, whose amino-acid sequence MPGVFLEEGDYNFDIALRRFKKQVEKAGVLSEMKKRQHFEKPSVMRKKKKAAARKRLVKKMRKMNAS is encoded by the coding sequence ATGCCCGGTGTATTCCTTGAAGAAGGTGACTACAACTTCGACATCGCGCTTCGTCGTTTCAAGAAGCAGGTTGAGAAGGCTGGTGTTCTCTCCGAAATGAAGAAGCGTCAGCACTTCGAAAAGCCCAGCGTGATGCGCAAGAAGAAAAAAGCCGCCGCACGCAAGCGTCTTGTTAAGAAGATGAGAAAGATGAACGCGAGCTAG
- a CDS encoding HU family DNA-binding protein, which translates to MTKADLIEKIAEKANLTKANAERSLNAFIDAVEDVLVKEGKLTLTGFGTFVVEERKERKGRNPRTGAEISIPAAKVVKFRPGKLLKEAIK; encoded by the coding sequence ATGACTAAAGCGGATCTTATTGAAAAGATTGCTGAGAAGGCGAACCTGACCAAGGCCAATGCTGAGCGTTCCCTTAACGCTTTCATTGACGCTGTGGAAGATGTCCTGGTCAAGGAAGGCAAGCTCACTCTGACCGGTTTCGGCACTTTTGTTGTCGAAGAGCGCAAGGAGCGCAAGGGTCGCAATCCCCGTACCGGTGCTGAAATTTCCATTCCCGCCGCCAAGGTGGTAAAGTTCCGCCCCGGCAAGCTTCTTAAGGAAGCTATTAAGTAG
- a CDS encoding undecaprenyl-diphosphate phosphatase, giving the protein MHDILSAVWLGIVEGLTEFLPVSSTGHLIITGNLLNVTGPKADTFEVVIQLGAILAVVVLYWERFLALIKPRQDMRFSGMRGLWLLFLTSLPASIAGLLFHGAIKEHLFTPVTVGLALGVGALYILYVEGRTSRNGERGTYSTLDDITPALALGIGLFQCLALWPGFSRSAATIMGAMLLGARRSLAAEYSFIAAVPIMFAATGYDLLKNYALFTADDMLFLSVGFAVSFVAAWAAVKTFITLVGRITFRPFAWYRLALAPVVLYFWY; this is encoded by the coding sequence ATGCATGACATTCTTTCGGCAGTATGGCTGGGCATAGTCGAAGGCCTCACCGAATTCCTGCCCGTCTCTTCCACGGGCCACCTCATCATCACCGGCAACCTGCTGAATGTGACAGGCCCCAAGGCTGACACATTCGAAGTGGTTATCCAGCTGGGAGCCATTCTGGCCGTGGTGGTGCTCTACTGGGAGCGTTTTCTGGCCCTTATCAAACCCCGTCAGGACATGCGTTTTTCAGGCATGCGCGGCCTGTGGCTGCTTTTTCTCACCTCGCTTCCCGCCAGCATTGCGGGTCTGCTTTTTCATGGCGCCATCAAGGAACACCTGTTCACTCCCGTAACCGTAGGGCTCGCTCTCGGTGTCGGCGCACTCTACATCCTGTATGTTGAAGGACGCACCTCACGCAACGGAGAACGCGGCACCTACTCCACGCTCGACGACATTACCCCGGCGCTGGCTCTCGGCATCGGCCTTTTCCAATGCCTAGCACTCTGGCCCGGCTTTTCGCGCTCAGCCGCCACCATCATGGGAGCCATGCTCCTCGGTGCCCGCCGTTCGCTGGCAGCGGAGTATTCCTTCATCGCAGCGGTTCCCATCATGTTTGCCGCAACAGGTTACGACCTGCTCAAAAACTACGCCCTGTTCACGGCTGACGACATGCTCTTTCTGAGCGTCGGCTTTGCAGTCTCATTCGTGGCGGCATGGGCGGCCGTAAAAACCTTCATCACGCTGGTCGGCCGCATCACCTTCCGCCCCTTTGCATGGTATCGCCTTGCTCTCGCCCCTGTAGTGCTCTACTTCTGGTACTAG
- a CDS encoding LptF/LptG family permease, translated as MSLMTRYLLRQNMFLMFMVLGVGIGLYLLSDLFDRLDDFLEAGVSAKVVVTYFVAKTPLIISQILPAVFLIGCILQLCIMARSRELVALQAGGISFLRLARFFILCGVVWAVAQLSFSQFLGVQGEEFASRVWKEQVRKKSVRDVELRQVWFTEGAYIVQLGSVVPSKRVGTNITVYELGEDNREIRQVLRAERFTATSGSWMLENVRILDPGMLTTGRTDSYSLPLKQDVAAFQVVDPRADLQKLPLWKLWTAIQQLQATGSNVEALRTALHMKLAYACSVIVMGLVGLMLATWKDNLYICIGTGLLLTFVYYAMFTLGGTLGEKGIVSPVLAAWGADFLFGGLALGRILWFTRSRGKIRRIGAESRRRWLHARRMNPMVRRKGHTERDSDGTAK; from the coding sequence ATGTCATTGATGACTCGCTACCTGCTCCGGCAGAACATGTTTCTCATGTTCATGGTGTTGGGGGTGGGAATAGGGCTTTATCTGCTCTCCGATCTGTTTGACCGGCTGGATGATTTCCTTGAAGCCGGCGTTTCGGCCAAGGTTGTTGTGACCTATTTTGTGGCAAAGACTCCACTCATCATCTCCCAGATTCTTCCTGCAGTGTTCCTTATCGGCTGCATTCTGCAGCTGTGCATCATGGCCCGCAGTCGTGAATTGGTTGCATTGCAGGCTGGTGGTATTTCCTTTCTCCGGCTGGCACGTTTCTTTATTCTTTGCGGTGTGGTCTGGGCGGTGGCGCAGCTTTCATTTTCCCAGTTTCTGGGGGTGCAGGGCGAAGAGTTTGCCTCCCGCGTCTGGAAAGAGCAGGTCCGCAAGAAGAGCGTGCGTGATGTTGAATTACGGCAGGTCTGGTTCACAGAAGGCGCATATATTGTTCAGTTGGGATCGGTTGTTCCTTCCAAGCGGGTCGGCACCAATATCACCGTTTATGAACTTGGCGAGGATAACAGGGAGATCAGGCAGGTCTTGCGCGCGGAGCGCTTTACCGCAACCTCCGGCTCATGGATGCTGGAGAATGTGCGCATTCTTGATCCCGGTATGCTGACGACCGGAAGAACCGACAGCTATAGCCTGCCATTGAAGCAGGACGTTGCAGCCTTTCAGGTTGTGGATCCGAGAGCTGATTTGCAGAAATTGCCGCTCTGGAAACTCTGGACGGCAATTCAACAGCTGCAGGCCACCGGTTCCAACGTGGAAGCGCTTAGAACCGCATTGCACATGAAGCTGGCCTATGCCTGTTCCGTTATCGTCATGGGGCTTGTCGGGCTGATGCTGGCAACGTGGAAGGATAATCTGTATATTTGCATCGGAACCGGCCTGCTGCTCACGTTTGTCTATTACGCCATGTTCACCTTGGGTGGCACGTTGGGAGAGAAGGGGATCGTTTCTCCTGTCCTTGCGGCATGGGGTGCTGATTTCCTGTTCGGCGGTCTGGCGCTCGGGCGAATTCTCTGGTTTACCCGTTCCCGTGGAAAGATACGCCGTATCGGTGCGGAATCCCGCAGGCGCTGGTTGCATGCGCGCCGCATGAATCCCATGGTTCGTCGCAAGGGCCACACTGAACGCGACTCCGACGGAACAGCCAAGTAA
- a CDS encoding GatB/YqeY domain-containing protein, giving the protein MSLAKQIEVDYIAAYKAKDQVKLGVLRHLKTATKNLQVEVLRELTDEDVFGVIMKQAKQRQDSIEQYNTANRPDLAAIEAAELDVLKTYLPQPLSDEELAALVDETIAETGAADMKDMGKVMNPIMANYKGRVDGKKLSALVREKLS; this is encoded by the coding sequence ATGAGCCTCGCAAAGCAGATTGAAGTGGATTACATTGCCGCGTACAAAGCTAAGGATCAGGTAAAGCTCGGTGTGCTGCGCCATTTGAAGACAGCAACCAAGAATCTTCAGGTTGAAGTTCTTCGCGAGCTTACGGATGAAGACGTCTTCGGCGTCATCATGAAACAGGCCAAGCAGCGTCAGGATTCCATTGAGCAGTACAATACTGCCAACCGTCCCGACCTTGCCGCAATCGAAGCTGCCGAGCTTGACGTGCTCAAGACCTATCTTCCCCAGCCCCTGAGCGACGAGGAACTGGCTGCGCTGGTCGACGAGACCATCGCTGAAACCGGTGCCGCGGACATGAAGGACATGGGCAAGGTGATGAATCCCATCATGGCCAACTACAAGGGACGTGTTGACGGCAAGAAGCTGAGCGCGCTGGTTCGCGAAAAGCTTTCCTAG
- the lptF gene encoding LPS export ABC transporter permease LptF, translating to MLHRQIFKELSSLFSLCLGSLLSLILIGRVLQLRELFLGLEVGPADMAMLFIYLGPFFLLLIVPIACMLSVFLTFLRMSTDRELVALKAGGLSLYQLLPAPVIFCLLCTVFNLGISMYGLSWGMSNFRSTIVDIVQTRARIVVQPGVFNQSIPGIMVYARKVDNASGKMEDVMVEDSTRQGATIAIVAPTGVIETDKIRGDILVRLADGKIYRQQKGAVSVLSFGEYVVRLDLNKLFMGFDLGEVKPKEMSWGGLQKLQANPGEYEENLNYMRKVAVEIQKRLALPIACFILGLFAMPLACAFEGMERQMGVVMALVNFLVYYSLLSIGFSAGESGTVAPAVAVWLPNLLFAVIAAIGLQRAARERSLNVVAMLRHATLFHRRKERDACH from the coding sequence TTGCTCCATCGTCAGATTTTCAAGGAACTGTCGTCCCTTTTCAGTCTTTGCCTCGGCTCGTTGCTGTCGCTTATCTTGATCGGTCGAGTTCTTCAATTGCGGGAATTGTTTCTCGGTCTTGAAGTCGGACCGGCAGATATGGCCATGCTTTTTATCTATCTCGGGCCGTTTTTCCTGCTGCTTATTGTTCCCATTGCCTGCATGCTCAGCGTTTTTTTGACGTTCCTGCGCATGAGTACGGACAGGGAACTCGTCGCTCTCAAGGCGGGGGGGCTGAGCCTGTATCAGCTTCTTCCGGCCCCTGTCATATTCTGCCTGCTTTGTACGGTCTTCAATTTGGGCATATCCATGTACGGCCTTTCATGGGGCATGAGTAATTTTCGCTCTACCATCGTTGATATCGTTCAGACGAGGGCGCGTATTGTTGTCCAGCCAGGTGTGTTCAACCAGAGTATCCCGGGCATTATGGTCTATGCCCGCAAGGTTGATAACGCCAGCGGCAAGATGGAAGATGTCATGGTTGAAGACAGCACGCGACAGGGAGCCACTATTGCCATTGTCGCCCCAACGGGCGTCATCGAAACGGATAAGATTCGTGGCGATATTCTGGTGCGCCTTGCCGATGGCAAGATCTACCGGCAGCAGAAGGGGGCTGTGAGCGTTCTCTCCTTCGGCGAATATGTGGTCCGGCTTGACCTTAACAAGTTGTTCATGGGCTTTGACCTTGGCGAGGTCAAACCCAAGGAGATGTCGTGGGGCGGTTTGCAGAAACTGCAGGCTAATCCCGGAGAGTACGAAGAGAACCTGAATTACATGCGCAAGGTTGCCGTGGAGATTCAGAAACGCCTGGCCCTGCCGATTGCTTGTTTTATTCTGGGCCTGTTCGCCATGCCGTTGGCCTGCGCCTTTGAAGGTATGGAACGGCAGATGGGCGTTGTCATGGCATTGGTGAATTTTCTGGTATACTACAGCTTGCTGTCTATCGGTTTCTCGGCTGGCGAGTCCGGCACCGTGGCTCCTGCTGTTGCGGTGTGGCTGCCAAATCTGCTTTTTGCCGTTATTGCGGCCATAGGCTTGCAACGCGCTGCGCGCGAGCGTTCGCTCAACGTGGTGGCCATGCTGCGGCACGCTACCCTTTTTCACCGTCGCAAGGAGCGTGATGCATGTCATTGA